From Etheostoma spectabile isolate EspeVRDwgs_2016 chromosome 8, UIUC_Espe_1.0, whole genome shotgun sequence, a single genomic window includes:
- the rassf7a gene encoding ras association domain-containing protein 8 isoform X1 — MELKVWVDGVVRVVCGLSEETSCQDVVIALAQAIGQTGRYVLIQRLRDTERQLLATEKPLESLAKLGQHGAEVQFFLRRTGPSSSDGPSSKQDTPTLPQLPKYPEPEPLKRSQPKKALTFNLGPSTSPNNKAKHFKKSPRDSPEQRASPSPSPVSPHIPSKSPSPSPSPSPSQSPALPIGPSKEEVFRKVLQQQERLRAMEAQLEAVERESHTWERPNPSPCPSPVSDTRLQEEMDALEQAVRRNQAELAHEQYWEEELQAEMERERGMRRKLEELHAKLDDCGRRLHKFSVRSAQLQQEIQRESQTEGKANRPEESLDAVKAELQSRENHGTELEEQLSETDKALGKAESLMQAKQEELEELNKELRQCNLQQFIQQAGVLQAHAHSRTELQEQLEQFELAHLLQDGYRNGSHSVTQVESPPRPTAKQFLGHPRNLQNPLVSSLNPEVLTSRESSWR; from the exons ATGGAGCTCAAAGTGTGGGTGGACGGAGTGGTGCGGGTGGTGTGCGGCCTGTCTGAGGAGACATCCTGCCAGGATGTAGTCATCGCTCTGGCCCAGGCCATTG GTCAAACAGGCCGCTATGTTCTGATCCAGCGTCTTAGGGATACAGAGAGGCAGCTGTTGGCTACAGAGAAGCCTCTGGAGTCTCTGGCTAAGTTAGGCCAACATGGCGCTGAAGTTCAGTTCTTCCTGCGCCGTACTGGCCCTAGCAGCAGTGACGGACCCAGCTCAAAACAGGACACACCAACTTTACCCCAACTGCCCAAGTACCCCGAGCCAGAGCCTTTGAAACGCAGCCAGCCTAAGAAAGCACTCACCTTTAACCTGGGGCCATCCACCTCTCCTAATAACAAAGCCAAACATTTTAAGAAGTCTCCTCGGGACTCTCCGGAGCAAAGAGCCTCCCCTTCTCCCAGCCCTGTATCCCCTCATATTCCATCCAAATCCCCGTCCCCGTCCCCGTCCCCGTCCCCATCCCAGTCCCCAGCACTACCTATAGGCCCTTCCAAAGAGGAGGTTTTTAGGAAGGTTCTACAGCAACAGGAGAGACTGAGGGCTATGGAGGCCCAGCTAGAAGCCGTAGAGAGGGAGTCACACACCTGGGAGCGTCCCAACCCATCTCCATGTCCCTCACCAGTTTCTGACACTCGCTTGCAAGAAGAGATGGACGCTCTGGAGCAAGCGGTGCGGAGGAACCAGGCCGAGCTCGCCCATGAGCAGTACTGGGAGGAGGAGCTTcaggcagagatggagagggagcGAGGAAtgaggaggaagctggaggagCTCCACGCCAAGCTCGACGACTGCGGACGGCGGCTGCACAAGTTCTCTGTTCGCTCTGCTCAGCTGCAGCAAGAGATCCAGCGGGAAAGCCAGACGGAAGGGAAAGCCAACAGACCCGAGGAATCCCTCGATGCCGTGAAGGCAGAGCTCCAGAGTCGGGAGAATCACGGGACAGAGCTGGAGGAGCAGCTTTCTGAGACTGACAAGGCTCTGGGGAAGGCAGAGTCTCTGATGCAG GCCAaacaggaggagctggaggagttGAATAAGGAGCTGAGGCAGTGTAACCTGCAGCAGTTCATCCAACAGGCAGGTGTCCTGCAGGCGCACGCTCACTCCCGCACAGAGCTTCAGGAGCAGCTGGAGCAGTTCGAACTGGCACATCTTCTGCAGGATGGATACAGGAATGGAA GCCACAGCGTAACTCAAGTGGAATCACCGCCTCGCCCCACTGCCAAACAGTTCCTGGGACATCCACGCAACCTGCAAAACCCTCTGGTGTCCAGTCTCAACCCtgagg TCCTGACATCCCGAGAGTCGTCATGGAGATAA
- the rassf7a gene encoding ras association domain-containing protein 8 isoform X2, whose product MELKVWVDGVVRVVCGLSEETSCQDVVIALAQAIGQTGRYVLIQRLRDTERQLLATEKPLESLAKLGQHGAEVQFFLRRTGPSSSDGPSSKQDTPTLPQLPKYPEPEPLKRSQPKKALTFNLGPSTSPNNKAKHFKKSPRDSPEQRASPSPSPVSPHIPSPSQSPALPIGPSKEEVFRKVLQQQERLRAMEAQLEAVERESHTWERPNPSPCPSPVSDTRLQEEMDALEQAVRRNQAELAHEQYWEEELQAEMERERGMRRKLEELHAKLDDCGRRLHKFSVRSAQLQQEIQRESQTEGKANRPEESLDAVKAELQSRENHGTELEEQLSETDKALGKAESLMQAKQEELEELNKELRQCNLQQFIQQAGVLQAHAHSRTELQEQLEQFELAHLLQDGYRNGSHSVTQVESPPRPTAKQFLGHPRNLQNPLVSSLNPEVLTSRESSWR is encoded by the exons ATGGAGCTCAAAGTGTGGGTGGACGGAGTGGTGCGGGTGGTGTGCGGCCTGTCTGAGGAGACATCCTGCCAGGATGTAGTCATCGCTCTGGCCCAGGCCATTG GTCAAACAGGCCGCTATGTTCTGATCCAGCGTCTTAGGGATACAGAGAGGCAGCTGTTGGCTACAGAGAAGCCTCTGGAGTCTCTGGCTAAGTTAGGCCAACATGGCGCTGAAGTTCAGTTCTTCCTGCGCCGTACTGGCCCTAGCAGCAGTGACGGACCCAGCTCAAAACAGGACACACCAACTTTACCCCAACTGCCCAAGTACCCCGAGCCAGAGCCTTTGAAACGCAGCCAGCCTAAGAAAGCACTCACCTTTAACCTGGGGCCATCCACCTCTCCTAATAACAAAGCCAAACATTTTAAGAAGTCTCCTCGGGACTCTCCGGAGCAAAGAGCCTCCCCTTCTCCCAGCCCTGTATCCCCTCATATTCCA TCCCCATCCCAGTCCCCAGCACTACCTATAGGCCCTTCCAAAGAGGAGGTTTTTAGGAAGGTTCTACAGCAACAGGAGAGACTGAGGGCTATGGAGGCCCAGCTAGAAGCCGTAGAGAGGGAGTCACACACCTGGGAGCGTCCCAACCCATCTCCATGTCCCTCACCAGTTTCTGACACTCGCTTGCAAGAAGAGATGGACGCTCTGGAGCAAGCGGTGCGGAGGAACCAGGCCGAGCTCGCCCATGAGCAGTACTGGGAGGAGGAGCTTcaggcagagatggagagggagcGAGGAAtgaggaggaagctggaggagCTCCACGCCAAGCTCGACGACTGCGGACGGCGGCTGCACAAGTTCTCTGTTCGCTCTGCTCAGCTGCAGCAAGAGATCCAGCGGGAAAGCCAGACGGAAGGGAAAGCCAACAGACCCGAGGAATCCCTCGATGCCGTGAAGGCAGAGCTCCAGAGTCGGGAGAATCACGGGACAGAGCTGGAGGAGCAGCTTTCTGAGACTGACAAGGCTCTGGGGAAGGCAGAGTCTCTGATGCAG GCCAaacaggaggagctggaggagttGAATAAGGAGCTGAGGCAGTGTAACCTGCAGCAGTTCATCCAACAGGCAGGTGTCCTGCAGGCGCACGCTCACTCCCGCACAGAGCTTCAGGAGCAGCTGGAGCAGTTCGAACTGGCACATCTTCTGCAGGATGGATACAGGAATGGAA GCCACAGCGTAACTCAAGTGGAATCACCGCCTCGCCCCACTGCCAAACAGTTCCTGGGACATCCACGCAACCTGCAAAACCCTCTGGTGTCCAGTCTCAACCCtgagg TCCTGACATCCCGAGAGTCGTCATGGAGATAA